A section of the Marinoscillum sp. 108 genome encodes:
- a CDS encoding sporulation protein, which produces MSILKDLKNFVTGGAAKVDLAYDKEVLSHGESLQVSVTVKPVDETLIFEKIYLRVKAVESSAHSTTIYSEEKLIAENFQISAGEEKTWNTEVSLPESAPATYIGRHSSLHWSAQAGVELPGVNPTSDERRFVVNKRMVYPVPE; this is translated from the coding sequence ATGAGCATACTGAAAGACCTTAAGAATTTTGTGACAGGAGGGGCGGCCAAGGTAGATCTCGCCTATGACAAGGAGGTATTGAGTCATGGCGAGTCACTTCAGGTCAGCGTCACCGTGAAGCCTGTAGATGAAACCCTCATTTTTGAAAAAATTTACCTGAGGGTGAAAGCCGTCGAAAGCTCTGCGCATAGTACTACGATATATAGCGAGGAGAAGCTCATTGCGGAGAATTTTCAGATTTCTGCGGGTGAGGAGAAGACCTGGAACACGGAGGTGAGTCTGCCGGAGTCCGCCCCAGCCACCTATATAGGTAGGCATAGCAGTCTTCACTGGTCTGCGCAGGCAGGAGTAGAACTACCCGGGGTGAATCCTACAAGCGACGAAAGGAGGTTTGTAGTGAATAAGCGGATGGTTTATCCTGTGCCCGAATAA
- a CDS encoding class II glutamine amidotransferase, producing MCRFTFYQGKPIRIGSLITEPTHSLIHQSFNALERDEPLNGDGFGLGWYNHSISNSPAFFKSVTPAWNNRNLIQLARITESTCIMAHVRAATQGLQVSENNCHPFSYQQYAFMHNGDIGGFHKIRRKIVQLLSDEAFEELKGSTDSEHFFCLVQDELKKRDTLPPHDQMSSSLMAAIRKVVELGLEMGVDEPSYMNMVLTDGSISVAVRFTTDIPENADSLYLNVGKRYACEDGVCHMISPGEHEKAVIISSEPLSDDPGWEPVPVNSMVVVKEGYVLDRLTIAMGD from the coding sequence ATGTGCCGCTTTACTTTCTATCAGGGTAAGCCAATCAGGATTGGCTCCCTCATCACCGAACCCACGCATTCCCTGATTCATCAGAGCTTTAATGCCCTGGAGCGTGACGAACCACTTAATGGCGATGGCTTTGGTCTGGGCTGGTACAATCACTCCATTTCAAATAGTCCGGCTTTCTTTAAGTCAGTTACTCCAGCCTGGAACAACCGTAACCTTATCCAACTGGCTCGCATCACAGAGTCTACCTGCATCATGGCTCATGTACGGGCTGCTACTCAGGGGCTTCAGGTTTCTGAAAATAACTGTCACCCATTTAGCTACCAGCAATATGCCTTTATGCACAATGGAGATATTGGTGGATTTCACAAAATCCGACGGAAGATTGTTCAATTGCTTTCGGATGAGGCTTTTGAGGAATTAAAAGGATCTACTGACTCGGAGCACTTTTTTTGTCTGGTGCAGGATGAACTGAAAAAGCGAGATACCCTGCCTCCACATGATCAGATGAGTTCTTCGCTCATGGCTGCCATTCGCAAAGTGGTAGAACTAGGGCTGGAAATGGGAGTGGATGAGCCCAGTTATATGAACATGGTGCTGACCGATGGTAGTATATCTGTGGCAGTCAGGTTCACTACGGATATACCAGAAAATGCGGATTCGCTTTATCTGAATGTGGGGAAGCGATATGCCTGTGAAGACGGAGTTTGCCACATGATCAGTCCGGGAGAACACGAAAAAGCGGTGATCATCAGTTCTGAGCCTTTGAGTGATGATCCCGGGTGGGAACCAGTGCCGGTAAACTCGATGGTGGTGGTGAAGGAAGGCTATGTGCTCGATCGACTCACCATTGCCATGGGAGATTGA